In the genome of Aspergillus luchuensis IFO 4308 DNA, chromosome 2, nearly complete sequence, one region contains:
- a CDS encoding histone deacetylase complex subunit SAP30 Sin3-binding domain-containing protein (COG:S;~EggNog:ENOG410PSGI;~InterPro:IPR025718,IPR038291,IPR024145;~PFAM:PF13867;~go_function: GO:0005515 - protein binding [Evidence IEA]), producing the protein MAPPRQRTTAAQDDSRSEGSSTAREHKTTTGKSRKGAGGAAAVAALNSREAKASASSANVTSAPAGGEQDNLPKIPWSEMPLELLHSYRHAYKLSTPSAFSSEYSHLLLSRGIGLRSPTSIAAQRAHLARQDQTTNGSQSSASTSRKALQSNSSAPNGVSTRHKDRPSNKGPDTIDVKGALHHIIGQERVCKNQLAVTVRKHFNSAGLAEQEAIARFLYKVREEGRGRHFRLRFQP; encoded by the exons ATGGCTCCCCCGCGCCAGCGGACGACAGCCGCTCAGGATGACTCTCGCTCTGAAGGCTCCAGCACTGCAAGAGAGCATAAAACGACAACGGGAAAGTCTCGTAAGGGTGCTGGCGGTGCTGCAGCAGTGGCCGCATTGAACAGTCGCGAGGCAAAAGCCTCTGCGAGTTCTGCAAACGTCACCAGCGCTCCAGCTGGAGGCGAACAGGACAATCTACCAAAG ATCCCCTGGTCCGAAATGCCCCTCGAACTCCTCCACTCCTACCGACATGCCTACAAATTGTCTACCCCAAGCGCGTTCTCCAGCGAATACTCCCACTTGCTACTCTCCCGTGGAATCGGACTCCGATCACCAACTTCTATCGCCGCTCAGAGAGCACACCTAGCCCGCCAGGACCAGACGACGAATGGTTCCCAGTCGAGCGCATCCACATCCCGAAAAGCTCTGCAGAGCAATTCCTCCGCCCCGAATGGCGTCAGCACAAGACACAAAGACCGTCCGTCAAACAAAGGCCCAGATACAATTGATGTCAAGGGTGCGCTGCATCACATAATTGGTCAGGAAAGGGTGTGCAAGAACCAGCTTGCCGTCACAGTGCGCAAACACTTCAACAGCGCTGGTCTTGCGGAACAGGAGGCTATTGCGCGGTTCCTGTACAAGGTCCGTGAAGAGGGACGAGGACGACACTTCCGTCTCAGATTCCAGCCATAG
- the bro1 gene encoding putative signal transduction protein BroA (COG:U;~EggNog:ENOG410PGNU;~InterPro:IPR038499,IPR025304,IPR004328;~PFAM:PF13949,PF03097;~go_function: GO:0005515 - protein binding [Evidence IEA]): MVQSPMISCPLKQTNEIDWIRPLKDYIRQSYGEDPDRYSSECATLNRLRQDMRGAGKDSATGRDLLYRYYGQLELLDLRFPVDENHIKISFTWYDAFTQKPTSQYSLAFEKASIIFNISAVLSCHAANQNRAEDTGLKTAYHSFQASAGMFTYINENFLHAPSTDLNRETVKALINITLAQGQEVFLEKQIADNKKAGLLAKLASQSAYLYSQAAEGMQEFVKGIFDKVWTIVVQAKAAHMASVASYYQALTDSESGSHGVAIARLQLAEKNSTAALGWAKSFPSSVSPNANLSSESGTNLLDIIKYHLANVQAKLTVFMKDNDFIYHQPIPSEAGLSAVAKLPAAKAIPVSELYQGQDIQRIIGPDIFQKLVPMSVTETASLYDEEKAKLIRAETEKVETANGEMAASLDYLKLPGSLNILKGGMDQEVTVDDEFRRWCQELAGHQPFIKAFDGLQDRKVEILAQLDQCSKQLDLEESVCEKMRSKYGADWSQQPSARLNTTLRGDIRTYRDTINEASASDSQLLSTLRQYEADFDEMRSAGETDEAEVLFQRAMIKAGSKQGKGKNGLGSPYAPTAEGSLIDDVYDEGSSSVSEQIARVEAILKKLNLVKRERAQVLKDLKDKVHNDDISNVLILNKKTISGQESQLFEAELEKFRPHQNRLLQANHKQASLMKELTKIYGDLLQDKRVRAEQSKYEAITRQRNTVMSRYKKIYDAFNGLLSGTAQAQTFYKEMTDTVDSLKKNVETFINNRRSEGAQLLGQIEREKASNATEQEDREREKLRQLMERLSTEPKTSSTPSSATTAPSKVKSPPPAIQTPAYPNPAISSPKMSPRYPPNVGGQPQGIPISHSPAPYGQYMGHAPGVSYVPGQTFQQGAAAPLSEGYNPMAYPVPPAVSPPPNFYTSTPTPFSYAGPTPPAAPSSFMPQGYVPPPPPPRPQQTKYPSTTGPYPTGPGGYAQSRPYGTSQHHKAPSQSQPQSTSASGNDPWAGLNAWK; this comes from the exons ATGGTTCAATCGCCTATGATCTCGTGTCCGCTCAAGCAGACCAACGAGATCGATTGGATTCGACCCCTCAAGGACTACATCCGTCAGAGCTACGGTGAAGACCCCGATCGCTACAGTTCAGAATGCGCGACCCTCAACCGCTTGCGCCAGGACATGAGGGGCGCGGGGAAGGATAGTGCGACAGGCCGCGACCTGTTGTATCGGTATTACGGACAGCTGGAACTTTTGGACCTGAGGTTTCCGGTCGATGAGAACCATATCAAGATCTCCTTCACTTG GTATGATGCCTTTACCCAGAAGCCTACTTCGCAATACTCGTTGGCGTTCGAGAAAGCATCGATTatcttcaacatctccgCCGTTCTGTCATGCCATGCGGCAAACCAGAATCGCGCCGAAGATACCGGTCTCAAAACCGCGTATCACTCTTTCCAAGCATCTGCAGGCATGTTCACGTATATCAACGAGAATTTCCTCCACGCGCCGTCGACCGATTTGAACCGGGAAACTGTTAAGGCTCTGATCAACATCACCCTCGCACAAGGCCAAGAAGTAttcctggagaagcagatcgcGGACAATAAGAAGGCCGGTCTACTCGCAAAACTTGCAAGTCAGTCCGCCTACCTGTACTCTCAGGCCGCTGAGGGAATGCAGGAGTTTGTAAAGGGAATCTTCGACAAAGTGTGGACAATCGTTGTGCAAGCCAAGGCGGCGCACATGGCCTCCGTAGCATCCTACTACCAAGCCTTGACGGACAGCGAAAGCGGATCACACGGTGTGGCCATTGCTCGGCTGCAGCTGGCAGAGAAGAACTCAACCGCAGCACTAGGATGGGCCAAGTCTTTCCCATCATCGGTTTCCCCGAATGCCAATTTGAGCTCCGAGTCGGGCACCAacctcctcgacatcatcaagtATCATCTTGCCAATGTTCAAGCCAAGCTTACCGTATTTATGAAGGACAACGACTTCATCTATCACCAACCCATTCCCAGCGAGGCAGGTTTGTCAGCTGTTGCGAAGCTGCCTGCCGCAAAGGCAATTCCTGTCAGCGAGCTCTATCAAGGCCAGGATATCCAACGTATCATCGGCCCGGATATCTTCCAAAAACTGGTCCCGATGTCCGTTACGGAAACGGCCAGTCTCTAcgatgaagagaaagccAAGCTGATCCGTGCGGAAACCGAGAAAGTTGAGACGGCGAATGGAGAAATGGCGGCCAGTCTTGATTATCTGAAACTTCCGGGTAGCTTGAATATCCTTAAAGGGGGGATGGACCAGGAGGTGactgtggatgatgaattcCGACGATGGTGCCAGGAGCTTGCGGGTCATCAACCATTTATCAAGGCCTTCGATGGGCTACAGGATCGCAAAGTGGAGATTCTCGCGCAACTAGACCAGTGTTCTAAACAATTGGACCTGGAGGAGAGTGTATGCGAAAAGATGCGCTCCAAATACGGAGCGGATTGGAGTCAGCAGCCCAGCGCCAGGCTGAACACTACTCTACGGGGCGATATTCGAACTTATCGAGACACCATCAATGAAGCGAGTGCCAGCGACTCACAGCTACTGTCTACTCTGCGGCAATACGAGGCAGACTTCGATGAGATGCGATCTGCAGGTGAAACAGACGAAGCTGAAGTACTCTTCCAGCGTGCCATGATCAAAGCTGGCTCCAAGCAGGGCAAGGGTAAAAATGGGCTTGGTAGCCCGTACGCACCAACGGCGGAAGGAagcttgattgatgatgtgTACGACGAAGGCAGCTCTTCGGTGTCAGAGCAAATCGCAAGAGTCGAAGCTATATTGAAGAAACTGAACCTGGTCAAGAGAGAACGGGCTCAGGTCTTGAAAGACTTGAAGGATAAG GTCCACAACGACGACATCTCCAACGTTCTGATACTCAACAAGAAAACCATTTCTGGACAGGAGAGTCAGCTTTTCGAAGCGGAGCTGGAGAAATTCCGTCCGCACCAGAACCGACTCCTCCAGGCCAATCATAAGCAGGCTTCCCTGATGAAGGAGCTTACGAAGATATACGGTGATCTCCTGCAGGACAAACGAGTACGCGCCGAGCAATCAAAGTACGAAGCCATCACCCGTCAACGCAATACGGTGATGTCCCGATACAAGAAGATATACGATGCATTCAATGGTCTCCTGTCGGGTACGGCGCAAGCCCAGACCTTTTACAAGGAGATGACCGATACCGTAGACAGCCTGAAGAAGAACGTTGAGACCTTTATCAACAATCGGCGATCCGAAGGCGCCCAACTGCTAGGCCAAATCGAGCGGGAGAAGGCAAGCAATGCCACTGAGCAGGAAGACCGCGAACGGGAGAAGCTGCGACAGCTAATGGAGCGCCTGTCTACGGAACCCAAGACATCATCAACTCCTTCCTCCGCGACGACCGCGCCGTCCAAGGTCAAGTCCCCTCCTCCCGCCATTCAGACGCCCGCATATCCCAACCCCGCCATATCTTCACCGAAGATGTCCCCACGGTACCCTCCCAATGTTGGGGGACAGCCTCAGGGCATCCCTATCTCGCATTCACCTGCCCCCTACGGACAGTACATGGGCCACGCACCAGGTGTTTCCTACGTCCCAGGACAGACGTTCCAACAAGGCGCAGCAGCGCCTCTCTCAGAGGGCTACAACCCAATGGCCTACCCCGTCCCTCCGGCCGTCTCTCCCCCGCCAAACTTCTACACGTCCACCCCTACTCCATTCAGCTACGCCGGGCCCACTCCGCCAGCAGCGCCATCCTCCTTTATGCCCCAGGGTTACgttccgcctcctccgccgccccgTCCTCAGCAGACCAAATACCCCTCCACGACGGGGCCGTACCCAACGGGTCCTGGTGGCTACGCCCAGAGCAGACCCTACGGCACATCCCAGCACCACAAAGCTCCCTCGCAGTCCCAACCCCAATCTACATCTGCGTCTGGCAACGACCCCTGGGCTGGCCTGAATGCATGGAAATGA
- a CDS encoding putative mitochondrial DnaJ chaperone (Mdj1) (BUSCO:EOG09263E49;~COG:O;~EggNog:ENOG410PGPS;~InterPro:IPR008971,IPR002939,IPR001623,IPR036869, IPR012724,IPR001305,IPR036410,IPR018253;~PFAM:PF00684,PF00226,PF01556;~go_function: GO:0005524 - ATP binding [Evidence IEA];~go_function: GO:0031072 - heat shock protein binding [Evidence IEA];~go_function: GO:0051082 - unfolded protein binding [Evidence IEA];~go_process: GO:0006457 - protein folding [Evidence IEA];~go_process: GO:0009408 - response to heat [Evidence IEA]) — protein MSAASAAMPKAAAIPARLLRTSRQCSKQSPAASVRSTTTVRTYHVSTASSTSQRLRDGVRSKNSPAFLSSRVFHTTAPLGAMSDPYKVLGVDKGASAGDIKKAYYGMAKKYHPDTNKDPGAKEKFAEAQSAYELLSDPKKRENFDRFGSAAFDQNGGFDPSGGNPFAGAGGFHGFGGGFGGGFPGGGFSGDINFEDLFGAFTGGARRAGRGRRSPFQEILVGEDIEVQTNISFMEAAKGTSKDIVITPLKECGTCDGDGLKKGAKRSQCRQCNGSGTRVHFMQGGFQVAATCDACGGAGMIVPRGSECGSCKGSGVVRDRKTVQVDIPGGVEDGMRLRVSGEGDAPPTGTAAAPGSRTQRGDLYVSIRVSPDHRFSRSGSDILYTASIPLTTALLGGEVTVPTLDGEVKVKVGTGTGTGDRITLSGMGMKKLGGRSRAFTPTGDLKVEFKVAMPKYLTSNQRTILEVLADEMGDKTARRIMDIPRDGSTPDSSSTSDSSKNEGFLKSAWHKLMNHSKQSGSEGSGSESGKKDRGDSNKSDDEKKSGSS, from the exons ATGAGTGCTGCTTCCGCCGCAATGCCCAAAGCCGCGGCTATTCCCGCTCGTTTACTGCGGACTTCGCGACAATGCTCCAAGCAGAGCCCGGCCGCCAGTGTCcgatcaaccaccaccgttCGGACTTATCATGTGTCGactgcttcttcaacaagccAGCGCCTGCGGGATGGTGTTCGTAGCAAGAACAGTCCGGCATTCCTGTCGTCAAGG GTTTTCCATACGACCGCTCCTCTTGGGGCCATGTCTGACCCGTATAAAGTTCTAGGAGTCGACAAAGGTGCTTCTGCAGGAGACATCAAGAAAGCTTACTATGGAATGGCCAAGAAATACCACCCGGATACCAACAAAGACCCTGGCGCCAAGGAAAAGTTTGCGGAAGCTCAGTCGGCCTACGAACTTCTGTCCGATCCGAAGAAGCGCGAGAATTTCGACCGGTTTGGCTCAGCTGCTTTCGACCAGAATGGCGGCTTCGATCCCAGTGGCGGTAACCCGTTTGCCGGCGCCGGTGGATTCCACGGCTTcggtggtggatttggtggtggattcccTGGAGGAGGATTCTCGGGTGACATCAACTTCGAAGACTTGTTCGGCGCATTTACCGGCGGCGCTCGCCGTGCGGGTCGAGGACGCCGAAGCCCGTTCCAGGAGATCTTGGTTGGCGAAGATATCGAGGTTCAAACCAACATTTCTTTCATGGAAGCTGCGAAGGGTACCTCCAAGGATATCGTCATCACTCCTCTGAAAGAGTGTGGCACCTGTGACGGAGATGGACTGAAGAAGGGCGCCAAACGTTCGCAGTGCCGTCAGTGCAACGGTTCTGGCACTCGGGTACATTTCATGCAGGGAGGATTCCAAGTTGCAGCAACCTGCGATGCCTGTGGAGGTGCGGGAATGATTGTTCCCCGCGGATCCGAGTGTGGCTCGTGTAAAGGAAGTGGTGTGGTCAGAGATCGCAAGACCGTCCAGGTCGATATCCCCGGCGGTGTCGAGGATGGTATGCGTCTGAGAGTGTCCGGAGAAGGTGACGCCCCTCCTACAGGCACCGCGGCAGCCCCTGGCTCCCGTACACAGCGCGGTGACCTCTACGTCTCCATCCGGGTTTCCCCCGACCACCGCTTTAGCCGCTCCGGCTCCGATATTCTCTACACGGCCTCTATTCCCCTCACTACTGCTCTGCTTGGCGGTGAAGTGACCGTCCCGACTTTGGACGGCGAGGTCAAGGTCAAGGTTGGCACGGGCACTGGCACGGGTGACCGCATTACACTGTCTGGCATGGGTATGAAGAAACTCGGGGGCCGTTCTAGAGCCTTCACTCCTACGGGTGACTTGAAGGTGGAGTTCAAGGTTGCCATGCCGAAGTATTTGACTAGCAACCAGCGCACAATTCTCGAGGTTCTTGCAGATGAAATGGGTGACAAGACAGCCAGGCGCATCATGGACATCCCCAGGGATGG ATCTACTCCTGACTCCAGTTCCACCTCCGACTCCTCCAAAAACGAGGGATTCCTCAAATCGGCCTGGCACAAGCTCATGAACCACTCCAAGCAATCGGGATCGGAAGGCTCGGGTAGCGAGTCAGGCAAGAAGGACCGCGGCGACAGCAACAAATCCGACGACGAGAAGAAGTCCGGCTCCAGCTAA
- the PIM1 gene encoding endopeptidase La (BUSCO:EOG09260RRN;~COG:O;~EggNog:ENOG410PFUX;~InterPro:IPR027065,IPR003959,IPR008268,IPR008269, IPR027417,IPR003593,IPR004815,IPR015947,IPR027503, IPR020568,IPR003111,IPR014721;~MEROPS:MER0000496;~PFAM:PF00004,PF05362,PF07728,PF07724,PF02190;~go_function: GO:0004176 - ATP-dependent peptidase activity [Evidence IEA];~go_function: GO:0004252 - serine-type endopeptidase activity [Evidence IEA];~go_function: GO:0005524 - ATP binding [Evidence IEA];~go_function: GO:0016887 - ATPase activity [Evidence IEA];~go_process: GO:0006508 - proteolysis [Evidence IEA];~go_process: GO:0006515 - protein quality control for misfolded or incompletely synthesized proteins [Evidence IEA];~go_process: GO:0030163 - protein catabolic process [Evidence IEA]), with product MLRGQTLPWRAALQQASRPFIPRPLLAPSRYNVTARSILNASRLHRSLPTSRAFSSSSIRRREKPPPGDEKDDPAQKEQKDANEEKDVERAPDARRKAADPSGKQGSSHESGAPTSGFARRKEKAGADKEQRGLEEDSKKDGNAVEGKGNSSDTPSPIPVNGGSDSRPSGANNGGNEDGGKKGKKGSGEKALQKPSVPEVYPQVMAIPIAKRPLFPGFYKAITIRDPNVAAAIQDMMKRGQPYVGAFLFKDENADGDVIENLDDVYDVGVFAQITAAYPLRGEASGVTAVLYPHRRIKVSSLLPPSDAAKAGTTEEKTSERRGDVVASFEEGTAELAPKDHYEPTSFLRKYPVSLVNVENLAEEPYDKKSAIIRAVTSEIVNVCKEIASLNPLFRDQISAFYTDQFPGNLSDEPAKLADFAAAVSAGELNEMQEVLELMNIEERLPKALVVLKKELMNAQLQSKISKDVEAKIQKRQREYWLMEQMKGIKRELGIESDGKDKLVEKFKEKAEKLAMPDAVKKVFDEELNKLAHLEPAASEFNVTRNYLDWLTQIPWGQKSVENFGIQHAVKVLDEDHYGLKDVKDRILEFIAVGKLRGTVEGKILCLVGPPGVGKTSIGKSIARALNRQYYRFSVGGLTDVAEIKGHRRTYVGALPGRIIQALKKCQTENPLILIDEIDKIGRGHQGDPSSALLELLDPEQNSSFLDHYMDVPVDLSKVLFVCTANVTDTIPRPLLDRMELIELSGYVADEKMAIAQRYLAPAARELTGLKEVDVSLTEEAVEELIKSYCRESGVRNLKKQIEKVYRKAAYKIVRDLGEDVLAEEKALTDEGKAVQEESQKETESPDSKSPVDPEKSTTETPRVALKVPESVQLSIGKDSLTDYVGPPIFTADRLYDTFPPGVTMGLAWTSMGGAALYVESILENALTPQSRPGIDITGNLQNVMKESSQIAYSFAKSVMAKQFPENRFFEKAKLHMHCPEGAVPKDGPSAGITMATSLLSLALNHPLDPTIAMTGELTVTGKVLRIGGLREKTVAARRAGAKKIIFPADNMSDWLELPENIKEGIEGHAVGWYSEVFDILFTDLDKGAANNIWQKQLAEKPEKKSNEVEEDE from the exons ATGCTCCGCGGCCAGACTCTCCCCTGGAGAGCCGCGCTCCAACAAGCCTCGCGTCCCTTCATCCCTCGACCTCTACTTGCTCCCTCAAGATACAATGTCACCGCCCGATCGATACTAAATGCGTCGCGACTTCACCGCTCCCTCCCGACCTCCCgcgccttctcctcgagCTCCATCCGGCGGAGAGAGAAGCCCCCACCCGGCGACGAAAAGGACGACCCTGCtcagaaggagcagaaagACGCaaacgaggagaaggatgttgaACGTGCTCCAGACGCCCGACGCAAGGCTGCTGATCCCTCTGGCAAGCAGGGATCGTCACACGAATCCGGAGCTCCGACATCGGGCTTTGCACGGCGGAAGGAGAAAGCGGGCGCGGACAAAGAGCAACGTGGCCTGGAGGAAGACTCGAAGAAGGATGGTAATGCAGTAGAAGGCAAGGGGAACTCATCTGATACCCCATCCCCTATACCTGTCAATGGTGGCTCCGACTCGAGGCCTAGTGGCGCGAATAATGGTGGCAACGAGGATGGCGgtaagaagggcaagaagggctCCGGCGAGAAGGCCTTGCAGAAGCCATCAGTTCCCGAAGTATATCCTCAGGTGATGGCAATCCCGATCGCAAAGCGACCGTTATTCCCGGGCTTTTACAAAGCAATCACCATCCGAGACCCGAATGTAGCCGCCGCCATACAAGACATGATGAAGCGGGGACAACCATACGTTGGTGCCTTCTTGTTCAAGGATGAGAATGCAGATGGCGATGTGATCGAGAACTTGGATGATGTCTATGATGTTGGTGTCTTTGCTCAGATCACGGCCGCGTACCCTCTCCGGGGCGAAGCGAGTGGGGTGACCGCCGTTCTTTATCCCCACCGTCGTATCAAGGTCTCTTCGCTGCTGCCGCCTAGCGATGCTGCCAAGGCTGGTACAACCGAGGAGAAGACATCAGAGCGCCGTGGGGATGTTGTCGCCAGTTTCGAGGAGGGCACTGCCGAACTCGCCCCCAAGGACCACTATGAACCCACCTCCTTCCTGCGAAAGTATCCCGTCAGCTTGGTTAATGTGGAGAACCTTGCGGAGGAACCTTACGATAAGAAGAGTGCTATCATCCGCGCCGTCACCAGTGAAATTGTCAACGTCTGCAAAGAAATCGCGAGCCTGAATCCGTTGTTCCGCGACCAGATCTCTGCGTTCTATACCGACCAGTTCCCCGGCAATCTGAGCGACGAGCCCGCCAAGCTGGCGGACTTTGCCGCCGCCGTCTCTGCAGGAGAGCTCAACGAAATGCAAGAGGTCTTGGAGTTGATGAATATTGAGGAGCGACTTCCTAAGGccttggtggtgttgaagaaggaactTATGAACGCGCAACTCCAATCCAAGATTTCTAAGGACGTGGAAGCTAAAATTCAGAAGCGACAGCGTGAATACTGGTTGATGGAACAGATGAAGGGCATCAAACGGGAGCTGGGCATCGAGTCCGATGGCAAAGATAAGTTGGTCGAGAAGTTCAAGGAAAAGGCAGAGAAGCTTGCTATGCCGGACGCCGTCAAGAAGGTGTTCGACGAGGAACTCAACAAGCTGGCCCACCTGGAGCCTGCTGCCTCTGAGTTCAATGTCACCCGCAACTATCTGGACTGGCTTACTCAGATCCCTTGGGGACAAAAGAGCGTGGAGAACTTCGGTATTCAGCATGCGGTGAAGGTTCTCGATGAAGACCACTATGGTCTCAAGGATGTCAAAGACCGTATTCTCGAGTTCATTGCTGTGGGCAAACTCCGTGGTACCGTGGAGGGCAAGATCCTTTGTCTGGTCGGACCGCCTGGTGTGGGAAAGACCAGTATTGGAAAGTCCATCGCACGGGCACTGAACAGACAGTATTACCGCTTCTCAGTTGGAGGCTTGACCGACGTTGCCGAAATCAAGGGACACCGTAGGACCTATGTAGGCGCTCTTCCTGGACGCATCATCCAGGCCCTCAAGAAGTGCCAGACCGAGAACCCCCTTATCTTGATCGACGAAATCGACAAGATCGGCCGCGGGCACCAGGGAGACCCGTCTTCTGCGCTTCTTGAGTTGCTTGATCCTGAACAGAATTCTTCGTTCCTGGACCACTACATGGATGTCCCGGTGGATTTGTCCAAGGTTCTCTTTGTTTGCACAGCAAACGTGACTGACACGATCCCTCGGCCACTCCTCGACCGCATGGAGCTCATCGAGTTGTCGGGGTATGTTGCCGATGAGAAGATGGCCATTGCTCAGCGGTATCTCGCCCCTGCTGCTCGAGAGCTTACCGGTCTGAAGGAGGTTGATGTTAGCTTGACGGAGGAGGCCGTTGAGGAACTCATCAAGTCCTACTGCCGTGAAAGTGGTGTTCGGaatctgaagaagcagatcgaGAAGGTTTATCGTAAGGCGGCATACAAGATCGTTCGGGATCTCGGCGAAGATGTGCTCGCAGAAGAGAAGGCTCTGACAGATGAGGGCAAGGCCGTTCAAGAGGAGTCACAGAAGGAGACTGAATCTCCCGACTCAAAGTCGCCTGTCGACCCGGAAAAGTCCACGACGGAAACGCCTCGCGTTGCGCTGAAGGTTCCAGAAAGTGTGCAGCTCAGTATCGGCAAAGACAGCCTTACTGACTATGTTGGACCCCCCATCTTCACGGCTGACCGTCTCTACGACACCTTCCCTCCTGGTGTGACCATGGGACTTGCCTGGACTAGCATGGGAGGTGCTGCCTTGTACGTCGAATCAATCCTGGAGAACGCCCTGACGCCTCAGTCCCGACCGGGCATCGATATCACCGGTAACCTGCAAAACGTGATGAAAGAATCTAGCCAAATCGCCTACTCATTTGCCAAGTCGGTTATGGCGAAGCAGTTCCCCGAGAACCGATTTTTTGAGAAGGCTAAGCTGCACATGCATTGCCCCGAGGGTGCCGTGCCGAAGGATGGCCCATCTGCTGGTATTACCATGGCAACATCTCTGCTGTCCTTGGCTTTGAACCACCCACTCGACCCAACCATCGCTATGACGGGAGAACTGACCGTGACCGGAAAGGTCCTGCGCATTGGAGGTTTGCGGGAGAAGACCGTTGCTGCTCGCCGTGCTGGTGCTAAGAAGATTATTTTCCCCGCGGACAACATGTCCGACTGGCTGGAGCTGCCTGAG AACATCAAGGAGGGCATCGAAGGCCATGCAGTAGGCTGGTACTCGGAGGTGTTCGATATCCTCTTTACCGACTTGGACAAAGGTGCTGCCAATAACATCTggcagaagcagctggcTGAGAAGCCTGAGAAGAAATCCAACGAAGTAGAGGAAGACGAGTGA
- a CDS encoding uncharacterized protein (SECRETED:SignalP(1-19)), producing MQFNILCVLTLLVAFVASAAVPEVAPDVTSTHGTWFDVEDFDVNDFKLATRDEDETNSELVNEDDGETVEIKDKRCHRRVCRYSSQCCHTDTCVLGACMGPGKWP from the exons ATGCAGTTCAATATACTCTGCGTTCTGACCCTCCTTGTTGCCTTCGTGGCATCCGCGGCCGTCCCTGAGGTCGCTCCTGATGTCACCAGCACTCATGGAA CCTGGTTCGATGTTGAAGACTTTGACGTGAACGATTTCAAACTTGCTACTCGTGATGAAG ACGAGACCAATTCTGAATTGGTCAACGAAGACGACGGTGAAACGGTCGAAATTAAGGACAAGAGATGTCATCGCCGTGTTTGCCGTTATAGCTCTCAGTGCTGCCACACTGATACATGCGTTCTGGGCGCCTGCATGGGACCTGGAAAGTGGCCTTAA